Proteins encoded in a region of the Hirundo rustica isolate bHirRus1 chromosome 10, bHirRus1.pri.v3, whole genome shotgun sequence genome:
- the PROCR gene encoding endothelial protein C receptor isoform X1, with protein MTFICVSIKPGHNPTQHPPLCIGESWIPWRDCGMAPLAFTMLQLTRVYMGNSMFRGNASLNGQLSHLLEEDNVTQVLPLEPPDAWARRQKLVITYLKNFRQLVQLFNKERPTKFTQHLCCHLGCRLYPNGTAQSFYEVTLNRTAFLSFHVPNATWERRWPGELPVAAFAQEQLMKYPVTTQDLQYFLNTTCVSILQAQSARTGKVSGRSRAPLVLGLILGSLVLLGLALGIFLCTGGSC; from the exons ATGACATTTATCTGCGTTTCTATAAAGCCTGGACACAATCCCACCCAACATCCTCCTCTCTGCATTGGAGAGAGCTGGATTCCATGGAGAGACTGTGGGATGG CCCCGCTCGCCTTCACCATGCTCCAGCTGACCCGCGTCTACATGGGCAATTCCATGTTCCGGGGGAACGCCAGCCTGAATGGGCAGCTCAGCCATCTCCTGGAAGAGGATAATGTCACCCAGGTGCTCCCGCTGGAGCCTCCGGACGCCTGGGCCCGGCGGCAGAAGCTGGTGATCACCTACCTGAAGAACTTCAGGCAGCTGGTGCAGCTCTTCAACAAGGAGAGACCCACCAAGT TCACCCAGCACCTGTGCTGCCACCTCGGCTGCCGCCTCTACCCCAACGGCACAGCCCAGAGCTTCTACGAGGTGACCCTCAACAGGACGGCGTTCCTCAGCTTCCACGTCCCCAACGCCACCTGGGAGCGGCGCTGGCCCGGAGAGCTGCCGGTGGCCGCCTTcgcccaggagcagctgatgaAATACCCCGTAACCACCCAGGACCTGCAGTATTTCCTCAACACCACCTGTGTCAGCATCCTGCAGGCTCAGAGCGCCAGGACAG GAAAAGTCAGCGGCCGATCGCGCGCTCCGCTGGTACTGGGGCTGATCCTGGGAAGCCTCGTCCTGCTGGGCTTGGCCCTGGGCATCTTCCTGTGCACGGGAGGGAGCTGCTAG
- the PROCR gene encoding endothelial protein C receptor isoform X2 — translation MLLLLLLGGALGVAAEQAAPLAFTMLQLTRVYMGNSMFRGNASLNGQLSHLLEEDNVTQVLPLEPPDAWARRQKLVITYLKNFRQLVQLFNKERPTKFTQHLCCHLGCRLYPNGTAQSFYEVTLNRTAFLSFHVPNATWERRWPGELPVAAFAQEQLMKYPVTTQDLQYFLNTTCVSILQAQSARTGKVSGRSRAPLVLGLILGSLVLLGLALGIFLCTGGSC, via the exons atgctgctgctgctgctgctcggcGGGGCCCTGGGCGTCGCGGCGGAGCAGGCGG CCCCGCTCGCCTTCACCATGCTCCAGCTGACCCGCGTCTACATGGGCAATTCCATGTTCCGGGGGAACGCCAGCCTGAATGGGCAGCTCAGCCATCTCCTGGAAGAGGATAATGTCACCCAGGTGCTCCCGCTGGAGCCTCCGGACGCCTGGGCCCGGCGGCAGAAGCTGGTGATCACCTACCTGAAGAACTTCAGGCAGCTGGTGCAGCTCTTCAACAAGGAGAGACCCACCAAGT TCACCCAGCACCTGTGCTGCCACCTCGGCTGCCGCCTCTACCCCAACGGCACAGCCCAGAGCTTCTACGAGGTGACCCTCAACAGGACGGCGTTCCTCAGCTTCCACGTCCCCAACGCCACCTGGGAGCGGCGCTGGCCCGGAGAGCTGCCGGTGGCCGCCTTcgcccaggagcagctgatgaAATACCCCGTAACCACCCAGGACCTGCAGTATTTCCTCAACACCACCTGTGTCAGCATCCTGCAGGCTCAGAGCGCCAGGACAG GAAAAGTCAGCGGCCGATCGCGCGCTCCGCTGGTACTGGGGCTGATCCTGGGAAGCCTCGTCCTGCTGGGCTTGGCCCTGGGCATCTTCCTGTGCACGGGAGGGAGCTGCTAG